The Nakamurella antarctica genomic interval CCGAGAACGTAGAAGGCGCCGGAAGTATCGAACTTCGGGAGCTGGTACGACAGGCACTAAGGATGCGGCCAGACAGGCTTATCGTCGGAGAAGTTCGCGGTAGCGAGGTCGTCGACTTGCTGGCTGCGCTAAACACGGGTCATGAGGGCGGCGCGGGCACGGTTCACGCTAACGCTGTTGCTGAGGTCCCCGCTCGGTTGGAGGCGTTGGCCTCGCTCGGCGGACTCGACCGATGCAGTCTGCACGCGCAGCTGCGGGGAGCTGTGCAAGTGCTGATCCACCTTCGGCGCAGTGTGACCGGGCGTGTGGTCTCCGAGATCGGGGTGTTGGTAGACAACGGCTCCGGGCTTGTTCAGTCGATGACGGCTTTCGATGCCTCGGGTAGGCCGGGACCGGGCGCCGAGCGGCTCGGGAACATGCTGATGGCAGCGGAAGTCGACGTGCCGTGGTGATGCGCAGCTGTCGGCTTGCGCTACGGCTGCTGTCCGGCTCAGAACGGTGAATACCGTTGCAACCCTAATCTTGTCGTCTGCTGCGTTGGCGGTCTACCCGATAAGCTCTGCCAGTTGTTTCGCGCTGGGCGTCTGCGCAGGCTTAGGGATTGGGGGGCGAGGACGAGATGGGGCAGACGGCGGTTCGATGACGGCATCGTGGCTTCCCTCGAGAAAGACGCGGTGCGGGCGCAGGCGCTGTCTCTTCGAACCCTGGGCGGTCGTCTACTTGTCGCGACGGTCTCCGCAACGGCCGGCATCGGCGCGGGACCGTTGGTGGCTGTTGCGACGGTGATCGTCATGGCAACGGTGCTGCACCTCGTTTCTGCATCCAGAACGAGAACCCGCGCGGTCACCGCGCGTACTGAACTCATAGAGGCGGTTCGGACACTCGGCAGGGAGCTCGCCTCCGGAGCCTCCATGGTGGCTGCCTGCGAGTCCGCCGCGACCGTTACCGGCGCCGCCGCCGCACCATTGATGCGCGAATTAGCGGCTGCGGCACGGCTTGGCGCCGACGTTGTTAGCTTCGCCGACCTCGGGGCTCGGCCCGATCCCGCTCAGGTCTACGTACGCGCCAGGCTTCAGGCCGCGTGGACGTTGTCCCGGGAACACGGAATAGCGTTGGCAGCTCTCGTAAATGAGGTGGCCACTGGCTTGCAATCGCAGGCGGAAATGGACGATAAGCAATCGTCACTGCTGGCAGGGCCGCGGCTATCTGGCTACCTGTTGGCCGCCTTACCGATCCTGGGAATTGGCTTGGGCTTGGGAATGGGGGCAAACCCTGTGCCGATACTTTTCGGAGAGGGAGTGGGTCCGATACTGCTGGTAGTGGGATGCAGCCTGACGTGTGGTGGGCTGTTGTGGGCGGCGAGAATTGCTAGGTAGCAGGATGTTCGCCGAGGGCCAGACGTGCTGAGCGCGACTGCGTCTGCCTTCCTGCTGGCCTCCGCGGCGATCGCGTTCTGGCCGGACCCACCTTCTCCAAGGTGGGGGTTACTCCGCCGGGCGACCGTCGATCGACGCATTTGGGACTTGGCGCCAGCCGATCGTCGAGCTTTGGTGATTGTCGCTGGGTTGCTCGGTGTCGCGACATTATTTGCACCCCAACAACTGCTGGCAGCAGTCCCGCTCGCGGGCGTCATTGGAGTTGCCAGCCGGCGGCTTCCGGTAAAGCCCGACCGCTCCGTGGTCACTGCAGACAGGGCTCAGCTGATCAGCTACCTAGACCTACTGTCCGCATGTCTTGACGTCGGACTGCCCACTGCAACTGCAATCGACTCGGTGCTGCGGGCCTCTGGAACGCTGCCCTCGACCGAGGAGATCGACACGGCGGGGAGCAATACCGGTGTTGCGAGAGGCGCCTGCTTGGACCCAGCTGGGCGAGCACTGGCCGAGGTGGCTGGCCTCTTGATGCTTGGTGCGGAGCCCGCGCGGGCGTGGCAGCCAGCAGCGAGCGTTCCTGATCTCGCGGCGATCGCGGCGGCGGGGAGGCGATCCGCCCTCGGCGGTATCGCTCTCGCGCAGGCGCTGCGCGATCATGCAGTCGTCCTTCGGGCAGCGTTGGACTCGGACCTCGAAAGCAAGGCCGGACGAGCTGGGGTTCTGATGGCGGCGCCGCTGGGGCTGTGTTTCCTCCCCGCCTTTATCTGCCTGGGGCTGGCGCCGGTGGTCATCGCATTGCTCGCCGACCTGGGCATTGGTCTGTGACTGCTTCCGTGCGTTGTCCACAAGTGGTTTTTAATCCACACCCAAGGTGATGGGTCGCGTCGCCGCATTGCCCGCGGACAAGCTTTATGAGAGCCGGCACCCGCCGGTGGATCGCACCAAAAAATGAGGGGGTCCTTTCGATGCTGCAACAATTTCGACGAAGAATATCGCTGCATTCAGAGAGCTGTAAACAGGTAGAACCGAGGCTGTTGGTAGGCAAGGCAGATGTCGAGACGGTCCCTGCGGGCACCGCGTATCCAAGCGCGAACAGTAGGGCTGAAACTGGCTGCGGTGATTCGGATATCGGCGACGCCGGTATGAGCACGGTCGAGTACGCGGTGGGAACCGTTGCTGCTGCGGCTTTTGCTGCGGTGTTGTATCGGATCGTGACGGGCGACTCGGTGGTGACGGGGCTGACCGATTTGGTGAATTCGGCTTTGAACACGTCGTTCTAGTCGTGGGTAGGTTTCGGTCGGGCACTGCTGGTGCTCCTTCCCAGCGCGAAGATCCTGATATCGGCAGCGTCACGGTCGAAGCGGCGATGCTGCTTCCTGTTCTTGTAGTGGTGCTGATGCTGTGCCTGGCCGGAATCGGTTGTCTCACAACGCAGTTGCGGTGCGCGGACGCCGCGCGGGAGGGGGCTCGGTTGGCCGGGAGGGGTGATATGTCGGCTGGTAGAGAGGCGGCGGCTCAGATAGCGCCGGACGGAGCGAGTATCTCCATCGAGTTCAGGGGTGACTTCGTGCATGTGACGGTGTCGGCTCAGCCGTATTCCGGTGTGCTGCCGGGGGTAACGATGGCGGCGACCGCAGTGGCAGCCAACGAGGAGTTGGCGAGTACCGCTTTTTTGGGCGGGGCTCCGAGGTGAGTTGGGTGGTGAGGCCTGTGGTGAGCTCGGCGATTGATGACGATGCCGGTAGCGCAACGGTTTTCCTTGCTTTCGCGGTGGCGATTCTTATGGCGCTCACCGTCGCGGGAGTGCAGTTGGGTTCGGCGATGATCGCCCGTCAGCAGGCTGAGAACGCGGCTGATCTCGGGGCGCTGGCGGGCGCAGCGCTGATCTTTTCCGGCGAGGCTGCTGCCTGCGCAAAGGCGGGTGCAACAGTTACTCGGGGGGGCGCCTCGTTGGAGAGCTGTCGCACAGACGGTTTAGATCTTCTGATCGAAGTCAGTGTCGCGGCAGGCTTTCTCGGTGGCCGTGCTCCGGCGAAGGCCCGGGCGGGGCCGGTGGGGGTCACGGTCGGTTGACAGGCGCCACGTTCCGACTAAGAAGTGTGACCGCTGTAGGCGGTGTATTTTGCGCCTTGGTGGATAGTTGTGGGTTGAGTGGTGGTTCATTCTCAGTAGAAAAAGAGTGTCATGGGATCGACTCTGCCCGGCGGTCAACAGTGAGAAGACCGTCGGGCAGAGCGACAACAAAGAGCCTAAAGAGCCCTGCGCCTGCGGCTTGCTCGCAGCATTATCGCGCCGAACCCCAACAGCAACAGTGCAGTAGCGACCTGGGGTTCCACCCAGGAAACTCCTGTGCTGGCGAGATATGGGCGGTCGGGCTGCGGGGCTGTAAGAGGTGCTGCCCGTCCAAGGGGGGTGACGGGCACTGGGCGGGTGACGGGAACTATGGGCGCCGCGGGCACTACAGGCACGGCGGGGATCACAGGCACGGCGGGGATCACCGGCACCTCGGGTTTAACGGGGGCATCCGGGACAACCTCTGTCGCGATGAGTGGGTTGGTCACCGTGACCGTAACGACAGAGCTTGGGGAAGCTTGCACCGTGTTCACCGAGTACATCGGGAGGGACCACGCAAAACCTGCTGGCGCAGCAGATTTGCTCGTTTCGTTCACGGAGCAGGACCTTCCCACCGGGACGTTCCCCAGACGGGCGCTGCCGGTGAGAGCGTCGGTCACTGTGATGGCGGCCTCAAAGGTTCCTGCATCGCCGCAGGACAACGTGACGGTGAAAACCCCGTTGGCCGAGGGAACCCCTGTCACGATCTTGACGATGTCGATGGAGCCGACGGTTGCCGGCACTTCCACTGCCGTGAGAAACGAAGTGGCAGTAAAAATGGCGCTGGCGCCTGCGGTCAGAATCGAGGATTGAGTAGGTGCGACAACCGGAGTGCCGGACCAGATGTAACCAGCGGGGGCTGCCGCTGTCACAGCATCCTCGAACACGGCGCAACTATCGCCTTCCGCCACGGTAATAGTGTTGGCCGAGGCAGACGATGACCCCGAAGGCACGGTGGCTGACCAGGACTGGACCGGTTGGTTCCCGCACACAATGGTGCCGGTGAACGTGAGGGATTGGGTGAGCCCAGTGCTGGTGATCCCGGTGATCTGCTTGATGATGGTGATGCCCGCTTGGCCCTTCTGGACTTCTTTCAGCTGACCGGCCACCGTAATAGTCACAGGCGTGGCGTTTCCGAGCTTGGCGATGGTCGCCGGGGAAATTGTGGAGGCACCGGTCCAGGTTGTCCAGGCCGGGGTACCCGGCAGCGGACCTTCCGTGATCTCGCAGGATTCGCCGTCGAAGAACTGGACAGGAGTGGAAGTTGCAGCTGACGCTCCGGCGGGAACCGTGACCGACCACGGCTTCGATCCTTGTGTCCCGCAGCTGATCTCACCTGCGAAGACCATGGGGGCGGTGAGCCCGTTGGGTCCCAGGCCGGAGATTGTCTTCGTGACGCTGATGGGTGAGGTTGTGTTGAAGATTTGGAGGTTGACCTGGCTGACGTTCGTAGCAGGGTTGGGGTCGATGTATTTACTCACTCCGGGGGTGGGCGACGCCGTTGCGGTGTTGGTGTAGGTGCGGGGGATGGGCCCAGCGGTGCCGACGATACTGAATCGGAGCGTGTCGCCAGCGGACAGGGTGCTGATGGTGCTGGAGACCGTGCGGGTGGATACATCGAAGGAAACTGCACCGCAGGTTGCGCTGCCGGTAACGACGGCGCAGGTAGCGGACCCGTATCGGAACCCGTCCGGCAGCGGGTCGCTGACCGAAACAGAATCGGCAGTTCCTGCCGATAGGTTCGCCACATCGACGGTGTACGTGACAGGTTCGCCGGACCGTACGACTGCGGGGGAAACCGACTTGTTGACGGCAACGTCGGCGCAACTTCCGGTTGTTGCCACTACAGACTGCTGGTTGTTAGTGAGGTCGGTATCTGTCGTTCCGTAGGGAACGTTAATGATGGCCCTGTTAGTAATCGAGATTGGAAGGCCGCACGACGTGACGGTAGTGGCAGCCGGAAAAGTGACAGTGTGCTTTACAGTGATCGTGGAACCCGCCGGGAAGACCGGGATAGCCTCGTAGTACATGGACATCGAATCGACGGCACCGGACTGACTGAAATTAGGACACGCGGCGCCGCCAGTGGTCTCGCAACCGACTAACTGATAGGACGGGGAGTCGAAGAGCGACCTCCACTGGCCTTCGAGGTTCAATTGATCGATCAGGTATGCGCCGTTTGCAGCATCTGGTCCGTCGTTCAGGGCAGTCACTGTATAGGTGATGGAACCCCCGGGAAGGACGCTGTCTTGGGACTGAGTTTTCGTAACTCTCAGGTCAGTTTTGGGACACGAAGGCGGCTCGGGCGTGGTTGCGTAAACCGTGCTTGAGTTGTTAAAGATATTCGTTTCGAAAACCCCTGAAGGCGGGTCGATAGTTGCCGCGTTCGATTGAACCTGTCCGGTAAGGCAGAAAACACTGTTCGGGTCTTTAATGAAAGTCACTTGATAAGTGAGCTGCACCGTGGATCCTGCGGGGAATACCGGGATTTTTGTGTTGTAGAAACTCATTGAGTTTTGCTCAGGATTCAAAGTAACTACTGGGCACACAGCTCCGCCCGTAGCTACACATCCAACGACTGCCGAATCTGTCCGGTACAGAGGGGGACCAAATTGGCTTCCGTGGATCGTCGCATTGTCGCCGCTCGTATCTCCCACATTGGAAAAGGTCGCGGTGTAGACAACCGCATCTCCATATTGAATATTCGATTTGGACTGGGTAATTATAGCGACAAAATCGGTAAGGCGGCACGCGCTGATAGGGGCTGTTGCTACCAGCGTTGGCGTTTGGTTATTCGAGTAATCCGGGTCGGTGATGGTGTCCGGAGGGTAGATATTTGCCCGAGCCATGTACGAAGCCTCAGGTCCGCAACCACCTGGAACGGGACTAGCTGAGAATGCTATGTCGTAGGTCACAACTACGGACGACCCGGCAGGGAAAATAGGGATGTAACTGTAGAAAGGGGCCATAGTATCGGTGTTGTTTGAAAACGTGGGGCACACCGCTCCGCCGGTTGGCACGCAGCTGACAAACCGATTGTCTGGTTGCGCGAAGAGGGTATAGGCAGATCCACCCAGGTTAGACGGTTGGGTGATCCGAGCGCCGTCGGCTGCGCTCGAACCCGAGTTGGCGAAAGTCGTGGTGTACCTAATCTTTTCTCCAGCCGCGAAAGTGTTTTGCGACGCCGTGATGGTGGCAGACAGATTCGCATCGGTGGTAAGGGCGGTGCCAACCGAACTGGAGTTGGTCGAGAGGTCGGGATCGGTGGTGCCTGCTGGCGCGGCGACAGTGGCGGAGGCGGAAACGGACGTGACCCCCACGGGGTAGCGACCGGTAACCGTGATTGTCGCCGAAGCTAGATGCGGGAACAGGCCAAGGCTGCCACTAACGCCCATGTTAGAAGCGGAAGTACTCGACGGGCACACGGCGCCGCCAGCTGCCGTACAGCTCGCCGCTACGTTCGTAGCCCCCGAAGGTGGGGTGAAGGCGAAAGTAGCACCATCGGCGTCGGGGAGGCTGTTGTTCTGTAGCGAAAAGCTGTAGCTGAAATTCGAGCCGCCGGGCGCAGTTGTTGGACCGGACAAAGTCACTTGCAGGTCAACCGAGGAGCCCGGTATGACGTCTGCGGATGCGAAGTTCGCTGGGGTGATGAGCAGCGAGGTGGAAAGGAGCGCGACGATGGTCGATGCTTGGAAGACGGCGCGCGCGTGCGCGAAAATGTTCTTCATGTGTCTTTTCATTACCGGCTGGGGTCCTTTTGGTAGGTTCCAGGACGGTTCAGGCAGCGACAGTCCTGCGCTTAAGATAGCAGGACATTTACGACATTAATTATCAGTGTCGGGTGGGTGCTTGGTAGATGCAGCTGGGTTCGGCGCTGATGCTTTCCGGCGAGGAAGCGGCATGCGTGAAGGCATTTGCGGTAGCGGGTGCCGCCGACGCCAAGTCGTAAAACTGTTGCACTAAAGCTCTGGATGTGTTGCTTGAGACCAGTGTTACGGCTGGCTTTTCTAGGCTGCTGGGCACTCCAGCAAGCGTGCGCGGGGCTGGTGGGAGTCACAGTGGGTCAAGGACGGCAAGAGTGAGCCAGCAACATCCGCAAATGCGAGCCGCTTGAGAGAGTCGTCGGTCAGTCTCCTTGACCCAAACACAGAAGTGAATGAATTTGTTTGCCCATGGCCCATTGCCCATTGCCCTTTGCCCTTTGCCCTTTGCCCTTTGCCCTTTGCCCTTTGCCCATTGCCCTTTGCCCACTGCCCATTGCGCCACGGAACGCGTGATAGTTTGCCGTTCACTGAGGTGCAACTCTCTTAGACAAGGTGACCATGACTCAATTTGTTCCTGAAATCGGCAATGCTTCCAGTACCAAGGCACCAAAAGGCGTTGGTTTTGCTGCCGCGGTCAGCGCGTGCTTCGGTGTGGTTTATTTTGCTATCGGGATGTACGTGATCCTCGCCTCTTCG includes:
- a CDS encoding DUF5979 domain-containing protein codes for the protein MKNIFAHARAVFQASTIVALLSTSLLITPANFASADVIPGSSVDLQVTLSGPTTAPGGSNFSYSFSLQNNSLPDADGATFAFTPPSGATNVAASCTAAGGAVCPSSTSASNMGVSGSLGLFPHLASATITVTGRYPVGVTSVSASATVAAPAGTTDPDLSTNSSSVGTALTTDANLSATITASQNTFAAGEKIRYTTTFANSGSSAADGARITQPSNLGGSAYTLFAQPDNRFVSCVPTGGAVCPTFSNNTDTMAPFYSYIPIFPAGSSVVVTYDIAFSASPVPGGCGPEASYMARANIYPPDTITDPDYSNNQTPTLVATAPISACRLTDFVAIITQSKSNIQYGDAVVYTATFSNVGDTSGDNATIHGSQFGPPLYRTDSAVVGCVATGGAVCPVVTLNPEQNSMSFYNTKIPVFPAGSTVQLTYQVTFIKDPNSVFCLTGQVQSNAATIDPPSGVFETNIFNNSSTVYATTPEPPSCPKTDLRVTKTQSQDSVLPGGSITYTVTALNDGPDAANGAYLIDQLNLEGQWRSLFDSPSYQLVGCETTGGAACPNFSQSGAVDSMSMYYEAIPVFPAGSTITVKHTVTFPAATTVTSCGLPISITNRAIINVPYGTTDTDLTNNQQSVVATTGSCADVAVNKSVSPAVVRSGEPVTYTVDVANLSAGTADSVSVSDPLPDGFRYGSATCAVVTGSATCGAVSFDVSTRTVSSTISTLSAGDTLRFSIVGTAGPIPRTYTNTATASPTPGVSKYIDPNPATNVSQVNLQIFNTTSPISVTKTISGLGPNGLTAPMVFAGEISCGTQGSKPWSVTVPAGASAATSTPVQFFDGESCEITEGPLPGTPAWTTWTGASTISPATIAKLGNATPVTITVAGQLKEVQKGQAGITIIKQITGITSTGLTQSLTFTGTIVCGNQPVQSWSATVPSGSSSASANTITVAEGDSCAVFEDAVTAAAPAGYIWSGTPVVAPTQSSILTAGASAIFTATSFLTAVEVPATVGSIDIVKIVTGVPSANGVFTVTLSCGDAGTFEAAITVTDALTGSARLGNVPVGRSCSVNETSKSAAPAGFAWSLPMYSVNTVQASPSSVVTVTVTNPLIATEVVPDAPVKPEVPVIPAVPVIPAVPVVPAAPIVPVTRPVPVTPLGRAAPLTAPQPDRPYLASTGVSWVEPQVATALLLLGFGAIMLRASRRRRAL
- a CDS encoding type II secretion system F family protein, which produces MASLEKDAVRAQALSLRTLGGRLLVATVSATAGIGAGPLVAVATVIVMATVLHLVSASRTRTRAVTARTELIEAVRTLGRELASGASMVAACESAATVTGAAAAPLMRELAAAARLGADVVSFADLGARPDPAQVYVRARLQAAWTLSREHGIALAALVNEVATGLQSQAEMDDKQSSLLAGPRLSGYLLAALPILGIGLGLGMGANPVPILFGEGVGPILLVVGCSLTCGGLLWAARIAR
- a CDS encoding DUF4244 domain-containing protein, with the protein product MGDAGMSTVEYAVGTVAAAAFAAVLYRIVTGDSVVTGLTDLVNSALNTSF
- a CDS encoding type II secretion system F family protein is translated as MLSATASAFLLASAAIAFWPDPPSPRWGLLRRATVDRRIWDLAPADRRALVIVAGLLGVATLFAPQQLLAAVPLAGVIGVASRRLPVKPDRSVVTADRAQLISYLDLLSACLDVGLPTATAIDSVLRASGTLPSTEEIDTAGSNTGVARGACLDPAGRALAEVAGLLMLGAEPARAWQPAASVPDLAAIAAAGRRSALGGIALAQALRDHAVVLRAALDSDLESKAGRAGVLMAAPLGLCFLPAFICLGLAPVVIALLADLGIGL
- a CDS encoding TadE family type IV pilus minor pilin — protein: MGRFRSGTAGAPSQREDPDIGSVTVEAAMLLPVLVVVLMLCLAGIGCLTTQLRCADAAREGARLAGRGDMSAGREAAAQIAPDGASISIEFRGDFVHVTVSAQPYSGVLPGVTMAATAVAANEELASTAFLGGAPR
- a CDS encoding Rv3654c family TadE-like protein; the protein is MVRPVVSSAIDDDAGSATVFLAFAVAILMALTVAGVQLGSAMIARQQAENAADLGALAGAALIFSGEAAACAKAGATVTRGGASLESCRTDGLDLLIEVSVAAGFLGGRAPAKARAGPVGVTVG